CGTGACCGACGTCCGGTTCCAGGATCTGCTGGTGAGCGATGTGGCGGTGGGGATCAACATCGGCACCTCGCCGTCCGGCGTCTATGACCGGGTGGAGATCACCCGGAACATGATCCTGGACACCGTGGGCACCGACTCGGGCTGGGGCTACGGCATCGCCTGCGCCAACTCGTCCCATGTGGCCATCACCCGCAATTTCATCCGAAACGCGACCCGGCATGGCATCTACTTTGGCCGCTCAGCCGTGGGCGCCGGCAACTCCATCACCAACAACGTGGTCTATGACCACGACTACCACCGGGTGCAGCCGCTGCGTGTGGCCTCGGCCCTGGTGTGCGCCCGCGGCAGCTCGGTCACCATCGCCCACAACGTGGTCGTCAATCCCCGCACCTATGGCTTGAGCGTCGAGGCGGATGACACCCTGGGCTGGCCAGCCGTGGACATTACCCTCCTCAACAACCAGGTCCTGGGGGCCTACGACGCCGGCATCTGGATCGACACCGGTGAGAGCCACACCGCCCTGGGCAACCGCGTGGTGCTGCAGCCGGACAACCCGTACTGGGAGCTGGAGCTGACCCGGGACAGCCGGCTGGTGTCGCCGGATCCCCGCTGGCCGGCGACCGGTGGGCTGGAAACGCCGGTGGCCGATCTGGACGGCCTGGTGTATGTGCTGGCGAACGGGGTGCTGGACCAGATCAGGCCCGAGGACTGGGAGTATACGGCGGCGCCCTTCGACTGGCGCGGCGCCACGGCCATGACCGCCGTGCCGGCGGCGGCCGGCGCCCCCGGCGGCCGGCTGGTCGTCGGCCAGGGCGGGAGCCTCTTTGCGGTCGATCCTGCGGACTGGAGCCGCCAGCGGACCAGCGCCCGGGGTGGGCATTTCATCATGATCAGCACCCTGCCGGCCTCCGGCTTCTGGGTGGCAGACGGCGCAACCGAGCACCGACTGGATGTCTACGCCGACACCACCCCGCTTCCGGGCAAGGCCTTCTTTCTGGCAGAGTGGGATCTTATGATCCCCGACTTTCTGACCCTGACCCGGGCAGAGCTGCCGGCCGAGGGCGCCAGCGGGGCCAAGCCGCCGGACTTCTTCCACCCCTTGGGGATGCGCGCCGCCTGCTGCGACCATCTGGACGCCACGGCAGCGGACGGGGAGGCGGATGACAACATGCGGATGACCGAAGACGTCTTCGAGGGGGTGGAAAACCGGGTGGGTCTTCTGGGCAGCTACTTCTTCACGGTCAAGCCCGGCACCCCGCCCGGTATCGGCCGCTGCGGCCTCAACCAAGTGGTCTTCGCGGCCACCGATCTTGCCGTCTACACCGAGGGGAGCGGGGTGGGGATCACCAATCTCCCCTTCCAGGTCGTCGCCACGCCAGAGGACATCCCGCCCCCGGCGCCGGCGGTGACCGCCAGAACACCCACCCGCAACCCCACGCCGACCTGGACCTGGAGGGGCCCCGATGGCCACGACGGCCTCTTCCGCCGCCGCCTCGACAACGGGCCCTGGACCAGGACCACCGCCTTCCGCTTCACCCCGGCCACGCCCCTGGCGGACGGGCCGCATCTTTTGGCCGTGGCCGCCCATGTCCCGGGCTGTGGCTGGTCCCAGCCCGGGCTGCAGGCGGTACAGGTGGATACCGCACCGCCCCAACCGCCTGTGGTCACCGCCGCCTCGCCCACCCCGGACCGCACCCCGACCTGGACCTGGGTAGCCGGAGGCGGTGGCAACGGCTCCTTCCGCCTGCGCCTGGACCATGGGGTCTGGACCGGTACCACTGCCACCAGCTTCGCCCCCGCCGCCAGTTTATCCCCCGGCAGCCACATCCTGGAGGTGCAGGAGCGGGACACCGCCGGCAACTGGTCCGGCGCTGCCGTCAAAGCGGTAACGATCACCCCAATCAATCGTGCCAGCGCCGTGAGGGTGGGCCAGGTGTCCAAGAAAGGAGGCACGGAATGATCCGGACCTTTGAAAAACGACGCCAGCAGCGGGACGAGATGCTGGCTATCGCCGGGCGTTAGGGGGGGCGCACTGCCCGTGCATTCGGCTCGGTCTGCCGTGGCGAGGCCAGCACGGAAAGCGACCTCGATCCGGTGGTGGATTTCGAGCCTGGCCACGTAGCTCGGGCTCAGCGTCTGGCCCTTGTACCCGCACGGTCAGGGGCGGCCGGCGAGCACGCTCGTGTCGATGCAGCTCAAGAGCGTTCCTCGTTGCGCTCGTCCACGACCGCCTAGCTCAACGGTGCCCCCTGCCGCTGGATGGAATCACGGAATTCCGACAGGCTCGGCAGGAGGTTCTCCCGGGTCACCGGCACCAGGCAGGCGACCTTCTTGCCGCGCCGGGTGACCACGACCCTCTGTCCATGCCGGACCTCTTCCAGCAAGCGGCTGAGGTTGCTTCGGAAGCGTGGCATATGGGCCAGACCGATGTCGCGACTGACGGCGGCGAGACGCAGCAGACCGGAAACGCGGCTGGCCAGCAGGCGCAGGAGATCCGGCAGGGCGACAAGGGCGTCCAGCCGGGCCAGATCCCGCACATCCCGTTGCAGGATGGTCGAGACATAGGCGGCAAGCCAGGCGGCACGACGGTCGTCGGCCTGGCGCTCGTTCGCTTCGGGGAAGCCGCCCCGCGCCAGGCGCAAGCGGGGAGGTCCGCGCCTGCGCCTGGCGGGGCAGGAAGCCCTCGACAACCCCTGCCAGTTCGCCGGCGGAGAACGGCGGGCAGTGACCGAGGTCCGGAATGCGGCCGCCACAGCCCGGCCGGGCTGCCAGCTGCCATCGCTATGGCCCCAGGCTCTCGGGCATCTCCGCCGCTGCCAAAGGCCAAGCCCCGGGACCTCTCCTGGCGCGGGTGAAGTCATCCTGTGATCAGGTGCTCGGTCATTTGCCCGCACGATGGTCGAGAACAGACCTGAGTGTCTTGCTGTTGGTGGCAAGAAAATCATAAATTGCCGCGGCAGCGACTCGATGACCAGCACTGTTCCAGTGAAGGTCATTGCGGAAGAAGAGAGATGCCTTGTTCTTGTACTCATCGAAAACAGGGGTCAGGTCAAGAAAGGACACTTCAGCGGCGCGGCAGTAGCCAAGCAGCATCTTCTGCGGCAGAAAGAGATCGACATGTTCCGGCGCAACGGTTAGATCCCGGGTCAGCTTCCCGAGTGTCGAGGCCGGCTCCTGGATAACAAAGCTGCGATAGGGGATGTAGACCAGATGGAATTCCGCTCCCCGGGCTGCGGCCACCTCTCGCATCTTGTCGATCAATGCAAGACAGAGTGCATAATACCCCTTGTCGGCATACGAGGTGTCGACGAGCGCGCCAATCCAACCTGCACGGAGAAAGCCTGCACCGAGAAAGATCCGGTTGCGCATCAAGTAATAGCGGGTTACCACCTGATTCCACAGGTGACTCTCTCCATGGTTGTCCGGCAAGGGAAGGTTTTCCGGCTCAATATCAAGATCGCGATTTGCTTTGAATTTCGGCTTGAGATATCCATTGCCCACGGCATAAAGGTTGGTCTCGAAAAAGTCGTTGAGAAATACAGCGAGCACAATGACATCAGGGTTGAAGCCAATACCGATTCTTTCCAGGACGAGGTATTGCTGGTCCGCGCTGTAACCCCACATTCCCAGGTTTATTACCTCGACACCTTCGGGAAGCATGCCAGCAACCAAATCGGTATAACGCTCCTCGCGTTGGACAGCATATCCCATGGTAAAGGAGTCGCCCAGGAAGAGAACGCGCTTGACGCCAGGGGCCTTGTCTCGTCCACGTTCATCGTCCCAGAAGCCATTGCTGTTGTAGACAATGTGCATTTCCTCCATGTCTGGCTCAGGGAACGATATCAAGGCTTCACTGCCTGGCTCACCCCTCCAGCCCAGAATCGGGTCAGGTCGACAGATCACACTGTGGGCGAGATCTGCATCCACTACGCTTGCAGACTCACCACGCCAACGGAGGGACAACTCCAGAAGAAACAACATGAGAAATACGCTACAACAAAAAAGCAGGAGGTTCCAATACGCTCCCTTCTGGTCCGCAGGTCTTGGCGATGAATCTTGCATCTGCTTCAGTGGGCAGGATGGGGGCGGGCGGTGCGGCTGCACCCTGGCTCGGCTTGCCCGGCGGTCATCTGCTGTTGAAAACCGCCTTACTCCGCCGACGCCGGCTTCAGCGCCTTGGGCACGATCATGACGAAGCGCTCCCGGGCCTGGGCCAGGAGGGCGGCTACCGCGGCCGCCTCCTCGGGCTGGAAGCCTTGCTCCAGCTCCCGGATGTAGCGGGCCAAGAGCTCGCCGATGTCGGCGGCGCCCTGGTCGGTGAGGGGCTCGATGAAGACGTTGGCGCCCCGGGCCAGGCGGCGGGTCAGGGCAGCCTCATCGAGGCCCAGTTCCGGGTAGA
The nucleotide sequence above comes from Thermodesulfobacteriota bacterium. Encoded proteins:
- a CDS encoding type II toxin-antitoxin system prevent-host-death family antitoxin codes for the protein MRLARGGFPEANERQADDRRAAWLAAYVSTILQRDVRDLARLDALVALPDLLRLLASRVSGLLRLAAVSRDIGLAHMPRFRSNLSRLLEEVRHGQRVVVTRRGKKVACLVPVTRENLLPSLSEFRDSIQRQGAPLS
- a CDS encoding right-handed parallel beta-helix repeat-containing protein, whose protein sequence is MILCTLILGLAVCLMANLPPSPALATTCITVTPADDLAAIVAAAGDDTVLTLTAGTFHLTAHPPYDQGVWIQDKTGLTITGQGWRKTRIKLASDLALGFYVGSNVHRLTIEKLHLEGTLPLATNTHAIGNYTSTTGVTDVRFQDLLVSDVAVGINIGTSPSGVYDRVEITRNMILDTVGTDSGWGYGIACANSSHVAITRNFIRNATRHGIYFGRSAVGAGNSITNNVVYDHDYHRVQPLRVASALVCARGSSVTIAHNVVVNPRTYGLSVEADDTLGWPAVDITLLNNQVLGAYDAGIWIDTGESHTALGNRVVLQPDNPYWELELTRDSRLVSPDPRWPATGGLETPVADLDGLVYVLANGVLDQIRPEDWEYTAAPFDWRGATAMTAVPAAAGAPGGRLVVGQGGSLFAVDPADWSRQRTSARGGHFIMISTLPASGFWVADGATEHRLDVYADTTPLPGKAFFLAEWDLMIPDFLTLTRAELPAEGASGAKPPDFFHPLGMRAACCDHLDATAADGEADDNMRMTEDVFEGVENRVGLLGSYFFTVKPGTPPGIGRCGLNQVVFAATDLAVYTEGSGVGITNLPFQVVATPEDIPPPAPAVTARTPTRNPTPTWTWRGPDGHDGLFRRRLDNGPWTRTTAFRFTPATPLADGPHLLAVAAHVPGCGWSQPGLQAVQVDTAPPQPPVVTAASPTPDRTPTWTWVAGGGGNGSFRLRLDHGVWTGTTATSFAPAASLSPGSHILEVQERDTAGNWSGAAVKAVTITPINRASAVRVGQVSKKGGTE